The following DNA comes from Nitratidesulfovibrio sp. SRB-5.
GCCCGGTAATCCTGGCTGGCGGGCTGAACCCGGACAACGTGCGCGCGGCCATCCTGCGGGTGCGCCCGGCAGGGGTGGACGCCCATACCGGCGTGGAAGGCCCGGACGGGCGCAAGTGCCCGGACCGGCTGCGCCGCTTCGTGGACGAGGCCCAGCGGGGCTTTGCGGAGGCGGGCTTGAATCACGCCCGGGCTGGGCTGCGCCAGGCCTGATCCTGGCGTCCCCTCCCCCCACGGGTTCGGCAACTTCCCTGGCCCCGCTGCCTCCGGACAGCCCCCGTCCCCGATGCCCCACGCCCGCCACACATCGCCTTCGATACATGTCGTGGAGCATGCCGTCCGGCGTGTGCTGCCCGACATATGCTGCCCGGAGCACACCCCCCGGATCCCACTGTCCGGCGCTCTCCGGCACTGTCCGGCACTCTCCGGCGCTCTCCGGCAGTCGCACGCTGCCGGTCGCGTGCGCCCTCTCTCCTGCTGCGGCAAGCCCCTTGAACTTCCTGATTCTTTCCGCTACACCTCGGACTGAGGATTGGGAAATTGCGCACAACCCGCGCGCGTTCCGCGCCGGGGCACCAGAAGGAGGCTGTCATGGATTTCGCATGGTTCATCGCGGGTATGCTGGGCGTGGCCATCGCTCTGCGCTACATCAAGTGCACCACCCCCAACGACCCGCACCACCACTAGTCACGCTTTTCGCCCTCACGGGCATGCGGCCTGCGGCGGGTTTTCCCGGCCACGGCGCCCGCAGGAAACGGACGGCCCTGGTCGTCCGTTTCGCATTTTCCGCCGCGCTGCTTCTTCTCGTCTTCCTGTCTGCCCCCGCACGGCGCACCAGCCGCCGTATTCCCCACGCTTGACGGCGTCCGCATTTGGCTGTTGGAAGAAGAGGGGTGAGTGCACACTGCCGTGGCACACGTCCGCCACGCATGGTCCGCGCATGTCCGGTGTCGATATCCGGTGCCCGGGTCCGATGCCGATGTCCGGTGCCTGGGTCCGATGCCGATGTCCGGGCCATATCGGGCGCATGTCGGGCGCAGGTCGGGCGCAGGCAAGGACAACATCCGGCGCAGTCCGCGCCAATCCACGTAGCAGGGGAACCTTCATGGAACCGCTGGTGTTCGCAGCCGTACTTTCGGCGGCCATGCTGCATGCCGGGTGGAACGCAGTGGTCAAGGTGGGTGCGGACCGCCTGCTGGGCATAACCCTGGTGGCCGTGTCCGGTTCGGCCACCGCGCTGCTGGCCGTGCCCTTCGTAACGCCCCCTCCGCCCGCGGCCTGGGGGTGGCTGGGCACCTCGCTGCTGTTCCACACCGGGTACAAGCTGTTTCTGGCCCAGGCCTACCGCACGGGCGACCTGGGGCAAGTCTATCCCATCGCCCGTGGCAGCGCGCCGCTGTTGGTGGCCGTGGTCATGGCCTCGGCCTTCGGCGAGGCTCTCTCGCCGGGGGCGGCCACGGGCGTGGGCCTGCTGGCTTCCGGCATCTGGCTCATGTCGCTGCGCGGCGGACGCGCCCAGGCCCGGCCCGACCTGCGCTCCGTGGCCTTTGCCCTGGGCACTTCGCTGTTCATCGCCAGCTACACCATCACCGACGGCATCGGCGCGCGCACCAGCGGGTCGCCGCACGGCTACACCGTGTGGCTGTTCCTGTTCGACGGCCTGATCATGCTGACCATCCTGCTGGCCATGCGCGGACGGGAGGGCCTGACGGCCATGCGTGCCCACTGGCGCGGCGGCTCGGCGGCGGGCGTCATGTCCGTGGGGGCGTACTGGATCGTCATCTGGGCCATGACCCTGGCCCCCATCGCCCTGGTGGCCACCCTGCGCGAAACAAGCGTGCTGTTCGCCGCCGCCATCTCTGTGGTGGTGCTGAAGGAACCCCTGACCCGCTGGCGCACCGTGTCGGCCTGCATCATCGTGGCCGGGGTGATCCTGACCCGCGCGGGGTAGACGGCCCTTTCCGGTAATCCTGACGCAAAAACCGGTGGATGCGACGGGCGGGATGGCATGTTCCGCCCGTTTGCCATGGCTCGCCTTGCAGGAACTCGACGGCAGGGGCCGCCCCGTCCGGCCCGCGCCTGCCCTGCGGTGCCTTTTCCCGTGGCTCTCCGGCCCTGCCGGGCCATGCGTCCCTCCTGATGCGGCATGGCGGTTTTCGCTGCCGCCACGGCATGGACGCAACTCCCCCGCGTGGTGCACCGTCCCCCCCGTGCCCCCGTGCCTCCGTGCTCGCTGTGACGCAGGTCACGGACGTATCCGCCGCCACGAACCAAGATGGCGGCGGGCATGCCGTGGCCTTGCCGCGCGCCGCCAGCGCCACTGCGGCGAATTCCGGCAGCGCGCGCCGCAACTGTCGCCTGCCCGACGGACAACGCCGCCCGCAGGGCGCAGATTCGGCACGTGGGCGGATGCGTCCCCGTCGCCACCCCGATGGCCCAGACAGGTCCCAACTGCGACGCGAACACGGCGCGAACACGGCGCAGACACCACCGATTCCGCCAGTGGCGTCGCAGCCATCCGTCAGTCCCAAGGCCCCCGGCCCCGTTTTGCCAGCCTGACAGCATGCTCAAACGTCACAAGGAGCATTCCGTGCCGCATTCCCCGTTCCGCCTGCCATCTCCCTCCCGCGTCCGCCTTGGCGTGCAGGCCGCCTACGCCCTGTTCCTGCTGTATGCCGGTTGGCGTTTTTTCCTCTACGTGCGCTGGGCCATGGGCGAATCCGAAGACTTCGTGCCCAAGCCCCCGTCCGTGGAAGGCTTTCTGCCCATCAGCGCGCTGATCGCCTTCAAACGGCTGCTGTTTACCGGCCAGTGGGATCCGGTGCACCCGGCGGGTCTGTTCATCTTCATCGCCGTGCTGGCCATGGCCCTGCTGCTGCGCAAGGGCTTTTGCGGGTACATCTGCCCCATGGGCTTCATTTCGTCGTTGCTGGCCCGGCTGGGCACGCGGCTTGGCATTGCCCGGCGCACCGGTCCGCGCGCAGCGCGCCTGCTCTCGCTGCCCAAGTACCTGCTGCTGGCGCAATTCGCCTGGATTTCCGTGGTGTCCATGGACGTGGAATCCATAGAAGGCTTTCTGCTTTCGCCCTACAACTTCGTGGCGGATACCCGGATGCTCCAGTTCTTTCTGGCGCCCAGCAACACCGCGCTGACCGTGTTCGCCGTGCTGGGCGTGGGGTCGCTGGTGCTGCCCTACTTCTGGTGCCGGGTGCTGTGTCCGTACGGCGCGCTGCTTTCGCTGCTGGCGCGCCTTTCTCCGGTGGCGGTGCGGCGCGACCCGGCAACCTGCGTGGACTGCGGGCGCTGCTCGCGCGCCTGCCCCGCCGCCCTGCCCGTACAGCGGCTGGAACGGGTGTCGTCCGGCGAATGCGTGGGCTGCACCGAATGCATCGCGGCCTGCCCCGTGCAGGGCTGCCTGTCGGTAACCCTGCCCGGCAAGCGCCGCCTGCCCGCGTGGTCCATCGTCGCCGGGTGCGTGCTGGTGCTGCTGGCGGCCTGGGGCGTGGCGCAGGCGCTGGGCATGTGGGATTCGCCCCTGCCGCAGTCCATGGCGCGCCGCTTCCACATGATGCTGCGGGCGGGCATGATTACCCACTAGAGGAGCCACTGCATCCCTGAGCCTTCTCCACTTTTGCATTGCCCACGCACGCGACGCACCATCCGTGACGCATCCCGGCGCCCCGTCCGAAAAGGATTTTGGGGGCCGGGATGCACGCGTTTCGCATCCGTTGCCGAAACTTTGCGCCGCCTCTCCCACACCGCAGCACAACGATGCAGGGTCGCCGCAACCCGGCAAGCCCCACCACGCTCGTTCCGCACGGCAAAAGCGCCGCCATCTTCCTTCACAGTCCCCTGACGCAGTATTGCGGCGTCACCCCCCTTGCCATCTCCCGCTGCGATATTACATAGTTGCGCAGGCGGACAGACGGAAAGACGTGCCGCGCGACCGCGCGGCCCCGTTTACCCGCGAACACGCACGCCCGGGCGTGCGCACCATCCGCCCGACACCAACCGCGCGGCCACTCCGCGCATACCCCACGCAAGGAGCACAGACCGTGACCAGTCAGATCAAGACCGCCATGCTGCTTGCCCTTCTTTCGGGCATCATCATCGTCCTTGGCGGGGCCATGGGCGGCAAGACGGGCATCATGATCGCACTGATCCTGGCCCTGGTGATGAACGTCGGCAGCTACTGGTATTCCGACAAGATCGTCCTTTCCATGTACGGCGCGCAGGAAGTGTCCCCGCAAGACGCCCCCATGCTGCACGCCATGGTCGAGGAACTGGCGGCCCACGCGGGCATTCCCAAGCCGCGCGTGTGCGTCATTCCCGAAGACGCCCCCAATGCCTTCGCCACCGGGCGCGACCCGGCCCACGGCGTGGTTGCGGTAACCCACGGCATCATGCGCATTCTCTCGCCGGAAGAACTGAAGGGCGTGCTGGCCCACGAAATCGGGCACATCGCCAACCGCGACATTCTGGTGCAGACCGTGGCCGGTGTGCTGGCCTCGGTCATCGTGTCCGTCGCCAACATGATGCAGTGGGCGGCCATTTTCGGCTTTGGCCGCAGCGACGACGAAGAGGGCGGCACCAGCCCGCTGGTGGCAATTCTGATGGCCATCGTGGCGCCCATCGCCGCCTCGCTGATCCAGTTCGCCATTTCGCGCTCGCGCGAGTACCTGGCCGACGAGACGGGCGCCAGACTTGCGGGCAACCCGCTGTACCTGGCCGGCGCCCTGGCCAAGTTGCAGGCGTGGTCGCAGAAGGTGCCCATGCAGCACGGCAGCCAGGCCACCGCGCACATGTTCATCGTGAACCCGTTCAGCGGGGCCAGCATGGCCAGCCTGTTCAGCACCCACCCGCCCATGGAAGAACGCATCGCCCGCCTGCAGGCCATGGCCGCACGGCGCTGACTCCCAACCCCGGCCAGCCGGACCAGCCAGCCAGACCAGCCAGCCAGACCAGCCGGACCGGTTGGGCAGAACAGGGCGGACACCATGGGCCGGAATGCCCGCGCAAGGCCGAATCCACGGCCCGACCTGCCCGATCTGCCTGACCTGCCCGACCTGCCTGACCTGCCTGACCTCCCAGACAGGCACCACCTCAGCACCGGCAGCGCAGGGACTACAGGCACTACAGGGTCCGCCAGTGGCGCCCGCGACATACATCGGCTATACAGAGGGGCGGGGCAATGTTCCCCGCCCCTTTTGCACGCAATACTCCGGGAGGCTCCGTGAGCACCGTCCATGAAGACCTTGTGCCCTTCGTCGAACAGCACGTGGACTGGCACCGCCACCTGGGCATCCGGGTGGAGGAGGTGCGCACCGGCTACGCCCGGCTGCGCCTGCCCTTCCGCGAGGAATTCGCGGGCAACAAGTCGCGCGGAGCCCTGCACGGCGGGGTCATCTCCACCCTGACGGACATTTGCGGCAACGTGGCCCTGTGGACCCACTTCGGCCCCAACGACATGGTCTCCACCGTGGACATGCGCGTGGACTTCCTGCGGCCCGCGCCCTTCGCCGACCTGATAGCAGAAGCCGAGGTGCGGTTGCAGGGCTACCGCATCGGCAACATCTTCGTGCGCATCGCCTCCGAATCCGCGCCCGGCGTGGCCGTGGCCGAAGGCCGCATCGTCTGCTACGTGAAGCGCGCCGAATAGCGCTTGCGCCCCCAGCCCCCCTTCCTTCCGGTCAACACACATCTCGCTCCGCACCCCTTCGGCACCCCTGCCCCCCGCAGGCAGCCTGTCACCCCAGACAGCCTGCCTCGCAGCCCCCTGCCCTGATCCGGCGTCCATAATCACCGACGCCAGTTCTCCTCCCTCGAACTCGTGCCCCGTCCTGCATCCGCCCCGGCGGCGCGGCACCACCGTACCCGGCCCAACCGGCCCCACAACATCCCGCAATCCCGTTCTTTTGCAGCGCCCGCAACTGGTAGCAATATTTGCACGCGTTGTGATTATCGTTGCTTTTTTCCAAAAATATAAATTAAACATGAAATTCTGCATGACCTCACGCACCACAGCATTCAAAACCATGTTTCCATCCAGAAACACAAAAGATAATAACCACTGAAACATACGCAAACATTTTCACAAGGAGCATGAAGATGTCCATGTTCAGAGCGATGCGTATCTTCTCCAAACTTGCCATATCGTTCGCTGCAATTATCTGCATCATGATTTTCATCAGCCTGTTTGGTGCAAACAGGATGTCTTCCGTCAATAATATTTCCACGGAAATGAACGACATTTTCATTCCATCCATCAGATATTCCAACCGCATGATCCAGTATGTGGCCATGTTCAGGCAGCTTCAATTCCAGCATAACATCTCTACCGATGCAGCAACCATGCGCGCGGCAGAAGACGAGATGAAGGAAATCACTGATGCCTTCGAAAAGACCATGCGCGAGTATGAAAAGTTGCCCCGCTCCCACGTGGAGCAGGACAGCTACGCGCTGCTGAAGGCCGACTGGAACCGCTATCTTTCGTTGCACGAAGGCTTTCTGCAACTTTCGCGCGCCAACAAGAACGAAGAGGCCCTGACCATGATGGGCGGGGAAATGCTGGTGCTGTACCGGAAGATAATCGCCACTGCCCGCAAGACCATAGAGGCCAACAACGCCAAGTCTGCCGCCGCCAGCGACGAAGGCGACCGCACCTACGCCACCGCGCGCAACGTCATGTACGGCCTGACCATTGGCGCCACGCTGGTGGCCGCCGCCATAGCCCTGTACATGGGACGCCTGATCGCCCGCCCCGTGACCGAACTGGCGTCCTCGGCGGAACGCATTGCCGGGGGCGCCTATGACACTCCGCTGCCGCCCGACGCGCTCTTTCACGGTGAACTGGTGACGTTGCACCGCTCCTTTGGCGAGATGGTCACCAAGATCGTTGCTGCGCTGAAGGGAGCGGAGCAGAAGTCGCGCGAGGCCGAACAGGAGGCGGAGCGCGCCCGCAAGGCCATGGCCGAGGCAGAGGTGGCCCGCAAGGACGCGGAGGCCAAGGGTGAAGCCATCCTGTCCGCCGTATCCCGCCTGGAAGTGGTCATGGAACAGCTTTCCAGTTCGTCCACCGAGCTTGCGGCCCAGGTCGAGCAGGCCAGCCGGGGAGCAGAGGAGCAGACCCGCCGCGTGAGCGAAACGGCCACCGCCATGGAAGAAATGAACGCCACGGTGCTGGAGGTGGCCCGCAACGCCACCGAAGCCTCGGACAACGCCCGCAACGCCCGCACCCGTGCCGAATCGGGCGCGCAGGTGGTCAACAAGGCCGTACTCGCCATCAACGCCGTGCGCCGTCAGGCGGAAGCCCTGAAGGACGACATGGGGCGTCTGGGCAGCCAGGCCGAATCCATCGGCCAGATCATGAACGTGATCACCGACATCGCCGACCAGACCAACCTGCTGGCGCTGAACGCCGCCATCGAGGCGGCCCGCGCCGGTGACGCCGGACGCGGATTCGCCGTCGTTGCCGACGAGGTGCGCAAACTGGCCGAAAAGACCATGAACGCCACCAAGGAAGTGGGCGACTCCATCCGGGCCATTCAGGACAGCGCGCGCACCAGCATGCAGAGCGTGGACGGGGCGGTGGACACCATCGGCGAGGCCACGACCCTGTCCGGCGAATCGGGCACGGTCCTTGGCGAAATCGTCAACCTGGTGCAGGTGGCGGCGGACCAGGTCAACGCCATCGCCACGGCATCGTCGCAGCAGTCCACGGCCAGCGACGAGATCAACCGCTCCATAGAGGACATCAACCGCATTTCCAGCGAGACGTCGCAGGCCATGCAGCACTCGGCGCAGGCCATCGGCGAGCTGGCCCAGCAGACCCAGGAACTGGAAAACCTGGTCCGCGCGTTGCGCAACGGCTGATTTGCAGGGGTGCAAAGCGGTTCGGGATTGCCCCGCCCGCACGCGGCAACCACCACACATGACAAGGGCGCCCATGCCGGAAGCGGCACGGGCGCCCTTGTCATGTGCGTCGAACAAGGCGCGAACAAGGCGGAGACGTGGCGGGGGGCCTGCCCCCAGCCCTCAGCGGTCGTCGCCCCGGTCGCGCTCCAGAATGCCGAGCATACGGGTTATCTCGCGGCGCTTCACCTGTTCCGGCGCGGCTTCCGGTTTGACGATGTCCTTGCCCTTGGCCCAGTCGCCGTCGGGCCGTTCCAGGCGGAAGGCCTGTTCAGCCCGCGCCTCGAAGGCTGCCAGCGCAGCCGGGTCGTCCAGCACCGCCGGGCGACCGAAACGGGGCGCGCCCTCTGCGGTCGTTCCCCCCGCCGTTACCAGCGGCTCCCGATACTCCACCACCAGCTTCACGTGGCGCATCTCCGCAAGTGCGGTAAACCTGCGCACCAGCGCGCCGGAACGCCACGGCGCCGGGTCGTCGCCAAAGGCCGGGGCCAGCGCGTCCCTGTCCGGGGGCAGCGCGAACGTGGCGGCGTGCACGTTCATGCCCGCCAACTGGCCGGTGGCGGTGCGCGCCTCGACCACTGCCACGCCAGGCTCCGGCGTCACATCGAGCGGCCAGCGGTATTCGCTGGAGGCTTCAGCCAGCAGGGCCGCCAGACGGACCGGAGCGCCGCCGCCCCCGCCACGGCCGGGGCTGGCGTGCAGGGCGTGGTACACCCTGGCCGAGCCGGTGGCGCTGGCCGTATCCGGCGCAATGTCCACCACGCCCGCCCCTGCGGGAACCAGTCCGGATGCCGGACGCACCAGCAGTGCGGGCCGTGCCGAAGAGGCCAGCATGTCACCTGCAAGGCCCCGCCGGACCGGGTTGCGGTGCATGAACGCGTAGACGAAACCGGCAAGCAGCAGGACAAGGGCAAGGGCGATCAGCTTGGGCATGGGTCACCTGGTGGTTGTGCGGGATGCGTACCGCACGGACTGTTGCGTGCGGTGTGCCAAACGAAAAGGCGTACGATCACGGAAACGCAGTCACCGTCAGTCCACCGGAGTGGGCGGACAGGGCTGATTGGGCGGATCGGGCACCAAGCCAGCCCTGTCCGGGCATCAAACACGCTGACCGGGCAACTACGTCGGACGCCCGCGCACCGGCGGACGGCCTGCGCTACTTGTCGTCGCTGGGCAGATTGCGAATGGGCTCCATGCGCCCGGCCATGCCAGCCAGGTTGCGCACGTGCACCCGGCTGGAGTCATGCGCGAATCCTTCCGCCGCCAGCCCGCCCTCCGGGTAGGCCAGCACGGAGAACGCCGCGCGCGACCGCGCCTCGAACTCGCCCAGCAGGGCCGCCGCGCGTCCGCCAGGCTGCTGCCCGGCGTCCAGGGCGTCGGCCAGTTGTTCTCCGACCCCGGCGGGTATGGGCTCGCGGTATTCCACCACCAGCTTCACCGCCCGGAAGTCGAACAACTGCGTGTAGCGCCGCACCAGCCAGCGCCACTGGCCCTCGTCGGCATGCTGCGCGGGCGGCGCGGGCAACATGAGGGCGAACGGATCGGCGGATGCGGGCATCAGGAAGGTCGCCCCGGCGAAAAGGGCGGGCCCGGTGGCGTACACGTCGCGCCGCACCTCTCGCCAAGGGCTGGAAACATCCAGTTCCCACTGCCAGCCGTCAGGCGTTTCAGCCAGTACGACGGCCAGTTGCCGTTCGCGCGCAGCATCGGCGTAAAAAGCCCAGCCCACGTCGGCATGGCGCAGTCCCAGCTCCGTATCCAGCATGGGGGAAGCGGCGCCGCTGCCCAGCAGGTCGAGCCCGGCTGCCGGGCGCACCACCACGGGCGGGCGCGATGACGACACAACATCCTTGCCGCTCACACCCCGGGTAAGGGGCGCGCAGGCACTCGCCAGCAGCGCCAGCAGAAGCAGCGGCAGGAACAGCAGATACCGTGGACCAGAGGGGATGACCCCCACCCCGTAACGACGCAACGTCAACATGGTTGTCTCCTTTGCGGACCACGCCCTCCGTCGATCGCCCGTGCATCTGCACGCGCAGGCCGGATCAGGAAAGTCGGCCTGATCGGGCTGATCGAAAATACGTCTTGCCGGGCCGTCCCTACGGCCGGAAGGCCGCCCCATCGTGCACGCGCACGCTTCGGGCTTCCCCCGCCATCTTTACGGCAAGCACGCTGGCAGCGTGCAGTCACGCACGGCATACAGCGTAACCACTGCCGCAGAAAAATCCAGCCCTGCAAACGAGAAAAGGCCGCCCCGTTGGGGGCGGCCCTCCCGTAAACCGTGCCGGGATGGAGAGGCGTCTTCTTCGTCCCTGGCGCGGGGTCTATCGTGCGCACATGGCGCGCAGCAAGCCAGCGCCTGCGGTGTACCCCCCCGGTTGTACGCCGGTTCCGCAGGGCCGGTGCCGCATCCGTCCCTGCCGCATGGGCAGGAAGGAAGTGCGGCCTGTCTTCCGTCCGCTAGTCCGCCTGCTTGCGAATGAAGGACGGAATCTCGAACTCGTCCTCGTCGAAGATGAAGTCTTCTTCGCCGGGGGCGTGGGTGTTGATGCGGTTCACCGTGGCCTGCACCTGGCCCTGCTTGCGCAGGTAGGCGGGAATGTTGCGGTCGTCGTCGGAAAAACCGCCAAGGCCGCGCGGCTGCACGGACTGGGGAGCGGGCTTGGCCTGCTGCACCTGTTCGGCGCGCGGCTGCACGGCGGAACGGGGAGCGGGCTGGGCCTGGCCCATGGAGCCGCCCTTGCGGAACGGGGTGACGGTGCCGGACTTGCCCGGGCCTTCAACGCCCACCATGTCGGCGTCGATGCCGGTGGCGATGACGGTGATGCGCATTTCCTCGCCCGCCGTGTCGTCGAACACGGTGCCGAAGAAGATGCGCGCGTCTTCATGCGCGGCTTCCTGGATGATCCCGGCGGCTTCGCTGACTTCGTCGATGGTCAGGTCGGGCCCGCAGGTAATGTTCATGAGCACGCCGCGCGCGCCGTCGATGGACACGTCTTCCAGCAGCGGGCTGGTGATGGCCTTCATGGCGGCCTCGCGGGCGCGCGATTCGCCCCGGGCGATGCCCGCGCCCATCATGGCCAGACCCGATTCGCCCATCACCGCCTTCACGTCCGCGAAGTCGAGGTTGATGAGGCCGGGCACCATGATCAGGTCGGAAATGCCCTTCACCGCAAAGTACAGCACTTCGTCGGCCTTCTTCAGCATTTCCACGAAGGTGGCCTTCTTGGGGGCCAGGGACAGCAGGCGGTCGTTGGGAATGGTGATCAGGCTGTCCACATGCTCGCGGAATTCGGAGATGCCCACTTCCGCCGCTTCAAGGCGCTTCTTGCCTTCGAAGAAGAACGGCTTGGTGACCACGCCCACGGTCAGCGCGCCAAGTTCCTTGGCCGCCTGCGCGATGACGGGGGCCGCGCCTGTGCCGGTGCCGCCGCCCATGCCCGCAGTGACGAAAACCATGTCGGCCTCGCCGATGGCGTCCTTGATGGCGCTCATGCTTTCAAGGGCGGCATCGCGACCGATGCCGGGGTTGGCGCCCGCGCCAAGGCCCTTGGTCAGCTTGTCGCCGAGCTGGATCTTGAGTTCGGCGGAAGACCGGCTGAGGGCCTGGATATCGGTGTTTGCCGCGATGAAGGTAACGCCCTTCAGCGCGGAGGATATCATGTTCTGGACCGCGTTGCCGCCACCGCCGCCGACGCCGATGACTTTGATCTTCGCAGTACTTTCGGCATCGATCTCGTGAAATTCCATACGCCTCTCCTTGTCCGAATGACTATTCCGTTGGACCCACGGTTTACGAGATGTCGGAGAACCATTTGCGCATGCGCGACAGCACGCGGTTGAACACGTTTCCGTCGCGAATGCGGAACTTGAGTTCAAGGCCCTCCTTTTCGGCGCCGTAGCGCAAAAGCCCCACGGCGGTGGCGAACTTCGGGCTGTTCACCACGTCACGCAGCCCGCCCACATTCCGGGGGTAGCCGATGCGGGTAGGCATGTTGAAAATCTGCTCGCCAAGTTCCTGGCACCCGTCGATGAGGGCCGTGCCGCCAGTCAGCACCACGCCCGCTCCGATCGTGTTCTTGAAGCCGGAGCGGACGAGTTCCTGATCCACCAGCGACAGGATCTCCTCCATGCGGGGTTCGCAGATTTCGGCAAGCACCTGGCGCGACAGGCGGCGCGGATCGCGCCCGCCCACGCTCGGCACCTCGATGAGGTCGTCGTTGCGCACAAGGTCGGCCATGGCGCAGCCGTACTTGACCTTGATCTTTTCTGCCGAAACCATGGGGGTGCGCAACCCGAACGCGATGTCGTTGGTCAGGTTCTGTCCGCCCAGCGCAAGCACGCCCGTGTGCTTGATGGAATCGTTGGAGAACACGGCGATGTCGGTGGTACCGCCGCCAAGGTCGACGAGGGCGACGCCAATCTCCCTCTCTTCCTCGGTCAGCACGGCCTTGCTGGAGGCCAGCGCCTCGAGCACGATGTCCGACACGTCGAGCCCGCTCCTGTGGCAGGAACGCACGATGTTCTGGGCGGACGTCACGGCGCCCGTGACGATGTGCACCTTGACCTCCAGCCGCACGCCCGCCATGCCGAGCGGGTCGGCAATGCCGCGCTGGTCATCCACGATGTATTCCTGAGGAAGGATGTGGATGACTTCGCGGTCCAGCGGAATGGCCACGGCTTTCGCCGCGTCAAGCGCGCGTTCCACGTCTTTGGGGCCCACCTCGCCGCCCTTGACGGCGATGACGCCATGACTGTTGAAGCCCTTGATGTGGCTGCCCGCGATACCCGCATAGACCGAACGGATTTCGCAGCCGGCCATCAGCTCGGCTTCTTCGAGAGCTTTCTTGATGGACTGGACGGTCTGCTCGATGTTGACCACCACGCCCTTGCGCAGGCCGGTGGAGGGACTGGTGCCGATGCCGACGATATCGACCCCGTCGGGCGTGGCTTCACCCACGACCGCGCAGATTTTCGTGGTACCGATATCAAGGCCGACAATCAGATCCGACTTGGGCATCTGCTACTCCTGTTTACGCGATGCCGAACGGGTGCCAGGGGGCTGCCCGTGCGGTTTCGCACTGCCGGGTCAGCCGCCGAGGGCGGCGTCCTTCTGTACCCAGACGTTGACGCCCCCCGCCTTTACCTCACGCACCTGCTTCAGTTCTCCCCGACGGGCAAGGTCGTCGAGCACCTTACCCAGCCTGTCGAGGTTGCCGCGCCAGTCTTCCAGCGCGATGCTGAGCCGCAGGTCACTGTTTTCCAGATACAGTTCCACGCCCTTGCCGGGGCTGAGGCGCACCCACGAAACCAGGGCGATGTCCACGGGCAGCCTGGCCCGCTTCAGATCGCCGGTTATCTCGGGCAGCCGCTCC
Coding sequences within:
- the ftsA gene encoding cell division protein FtsA, which translates into the protein MPKSDLIVGLDIGTTKICAVVGEATPDGVDIVGIGTSPSTGLRKGVVVNIEQTVQSIKKALEEAELMAGCEIRSVYAGIAGSHIKGFNSHGVIAVKGGEVGPKDVERALDAAKAVAIPLDREVIHILPQEYIVDDQRGIADPLGMAGVRLEVKVHIVTGAVTSAQNIVRSCHRSGLDVSDIVLEALASSKAVLTEEEREIGVALVDLGGGTTDIAVFSNDSIKHTGVLALGGQNLTNDIAFGLRTPMVSAEKIKVKYGCAMADLVRNDDLIEVPSVGGRDPRRLSRQVLAEICEPRMEEILSLVDQELVRSGFKNTIGAGVVLTGGTALIDGCQELGEQIFNMPTRIGYPRNVGGLRDVVNSPKFATAVGLLRYGAEKEGLELKFRIRDGNVFNRVLSRMRKWFSDIS
- the ftsZ gene encoding cell division protein FtsZ translates to MEFHEIDAESTAKIKVIGVGGGGGNAVQNMISSALKGVTFIAANTDIQALSRSSAELKIQLGDKLTKGLGAGANPGIGRDAALESMSAIKDAIGEADMVFVTAGMGGGTGTGAAPVIAQAAKELGALTVGVVTKPFFFEGKKRLEAAEVGISEFREHVDSLITIPNDRLLSLAPKKATFVEMLKKADEVLYFAVKGISDLIMVPGLINLDFADVKAVMGESGLAMMGAGIARGESRAREAAMKAITSPLLEDVSIDGARGVLMNITCGPDLTIDEVSEAAGIIQEAAHEDARIFFGTVFDDTAGEEMRITVIATGIDADMVGVEGPGKSGTVTPFRKGGSMGQAQPAPRSAVQPRAEQVQQAKPAPQSVQPRGLGGFSDDDRNIPAYLRKQGQVQATVNRINTHAPGEEDFIFDEDEFEIPSFIRKQAD